The DNA region GCACCGTGCCGGCGCGCACCGCCTTCAGCGTGCTCTTGACATAGATGCGGGTCGGGGTCAGCAGCGCCTCGCCCAGCGTCTTGGAGCCATCCCACGGGCAGGCCGAGTCGTAGCCGAGGCCCGATTTTTCCACCAGCTTGCGCACCAGCGAATAGCCGTTGGAATGCACGCCGGTGGAGGCGAGGCCGAGAACGACGTCGCCGGCCTGGACGGCCGAGCCGGTCAGGGCATGCTGACGTTCCACCGCGCCGACGGAGAAGCCGGCGAGATCGTAGTCGCCTTCGGAATACATGCCGGGCATCTCGGCGGTCTCGCCGCCGACCAGCGCGCAGCCGGCCTGACGGCAGCCTTCGGCGATGCCGGCGACGATGTCGCGGCCGGCGGCCACGTCGAGCTTGCCGGTGGCGTAGTAATCCAGGAACAGCAGCGGTTCGGCACCCTGGACCACGAGATCGTTGACGCACATGGCGACGAGGTCGATACCGACGGTGTCATGACGGTTGGCGAGAATCGCCACCTTCAGCTTGGTGCCGACGCCATCGGTGGTCGCGACCAGAAGCGGATCCTGGTAGCCGGCGGCGCGCAGGTCGAACAGGGCGCCGAAACCGCCCAGGCCCGCGTCGGAGCCTGAACGCGCGGTGGAGCGGGCAAGCGGCTTGATCGCTTCGACAAGCGCGTTGCCCGCATCGATGTCCACACCGGCCTGCTTGTAGGCGTCGGACATGTTATAGGACTGGGTGCTGATGGTATCCTCGCTTGGGCTGAGCTATATACCGGGCCTTGGGCTCGGGCCGAACATACTCGAATCGGAAGGCTTTGCAATGCTCCACCGCCGCCGCGCGCCGCTCCCCGCCGGTCTTGCTGCCATGTCCACCGCTCTGGTCCTGACCATGACCGGGCCGGCGGGGGCGCAGACCGGGTCCCTGCCGCCGGCCGCTCCTCCCGCCGCCGCTTCCGCCGCTTCCGCAGGCGCCGCCGCCGCCCCGGCATCGGCGGACGCCTTCGCGGTGACCGGCGTCCGGGTCGACATCAACGGCAGCAACCCGACGACCGTGCGCGATCAGGCGATCCGCGAGGCGCAGGCCAAGGCGTGGGCCGAGCTGTACCGGCGCCTCGTCCCCGGCGGCGGCAACCCGCCCCGCCTGTCCGATATCGAGATCGCCAAGCTGGTCCAGGGCTTCGAGATCGACGACGAGAAGGTGTCGGCCAGCCGCTATGTCGGCGCCATCACCGTGCGGTTCCGCCCCAACGCGGTGCGTGACGCCCTCGGCCAGAGCGGCGGGGCCGCCCAGTATGTCGAGCCGCCGTCACGCCCCTTCGTCATCCTGCCGGTGACGCAGACCGATGGGCGCACCATCCTGTGGCAGGACCGCACGCCGTGGCGCGCGGCGTGGGAGGCGCGGCAGCCCGCCGCCTCGCTGGTGCCGCTGGTGGTGCCGGACGGCGAGCTGTCCGACGCCCAGGCGATCAGCGGCGAGGACGCGCTGGCCGGCAACGCCGACGCGCTCGCCCGTATCGCCCAGGCCTACAAGGCCGGCGGCGTGGTGGTGGCGCGGACCGATCTGCCGGCCAACGGCGCCGATCCGGCGCGCGGCCTGTCGGTGGAGGTCACCCGCTATGGCCTGGACGGCACCCGCGACAACCAGACGGTCCAGGTCAAGGGCGGCACCAGCGCCGACGATCTGCTGGCCCGCGCCGTCGCGGCGGTCGGCGGCCAGCTCGACGAGTCGTGGAAGCGCGAGCACACCACCGCCACCGGGCCGGAGCAGACCAGCACGGTCCGCGTGCCGCTGACCGCGGTGAATGACTGGGTGGAGACCCGCAAGCGGCTGTCGGCGACCAATGCGGTGGGCCGGACCAGCCTGATGTCGATCAGCCGCAACGAGGCGCTGATCACCATGACCTATCGCGGCGATCCCGACCAGCTGGCCCAGGCGCTGGCCCGTCAGGATCTGGGATTCACCCGCGCCGCCGCGCCGTCCGCCGCTTCGCCCGGCCTGCCGCTGCCGGCGCAGTCCGCCGACTGGCAGCTGACCCTGCTGCCGCGCGGGTCGGGCGCGGCCTCGGCCGGCGCCGTTCCCGCCTCCGCCACGCCCGTGACGGCCCCGACGTCATTGGCACCGACGTCATTGCCTCCGACGTCAGTGGCCCCGACCTCGCCGACCCCCTCCCCGCTGGCGCCCTCGGCGCCGATGGACGCGGGCCTGGGGGCGTCCGGCACGGCGACCATGGGCGCGCCGCCGCGCAATCTGGGGACGCTGCCGGCCCGGACGGTTCCGTGAGCATTCCCAACATCATCACCTTCCTGCGCATCGTGGCGGTTCCGGCCGCGATGTACATGATCCTGACCGGCAGGATGGAATGGGCCTTCGTCCTTTTCGTCGCCGCCGGCCTGTCCGATGCGTTGGATGGTGCCATCGCCCGCATGTTCCGCGCGCGTACGGTGCTGGGCGGCTATCTCGATCCGCTGGCCGACAAGGCGCTGATCGTCGGGGTGTATGTCGCGCT from Azospirillum sp. B510 includes:
- a CDS encoding DUF2066 domain-containing protein, translated to MSTALVLTMTGPAGAQTGSLPPAAPPAAASAASAGAAAAPASADAFAVTGVRVDINGSNPTTVRDQAIREAQAKAWAELYRRLVPGGGNPPRLSDIEIAKLVQGFEIDDEKVSASRYVGAITVRFRPNAVRDALGQSGGAAQYVEPPSRPFVILPVTQTDGRTILWQDRTPWRAAWEARQPAASLVPLVVPDGELSDAQAISGEDALAGNADALARIAQAYKAGGVVVARTDLPANGADPARGLSVEVTRYGLDGTRDNQTVQVKGGTSADDLLARAVAAVGGQLDESWKREHTTATGPEQTSTVRVPLTAVNDWVETRKRLSATNAVGRTSLMSISRNEALITMTYRGDPDQLAQALARQDLGFTRAAAPSAASPGLPLPAQSADWQLTLLPRGSGAASAGAVPASATPVTAPTSLAPTSLPPTSVAPTSPTPSPLAPSAPMDAGLGASGTATMGAPPRNLGTLPARTVP
- the purM gene encoding phosphoribosylformylglycinamidine cyclo-ligase; the protein is MSDAYKQAGVDIDAGNALVEAIKPLARSTARSGSDAGLGGFGALFDLRAAGYQDPLLVATTDGVGTKLKVAILANRHDTVGIDLVAMCVNDLVVQGAEPLLFLDYYATGKLDVAAGRDIVAGIAEGCRQAGCALVGGETAEMPGMYSEGDYDLAGFSVGAVERQHALTGSAVQAGDVVLGLASTGVHSNGYSLVRKLVEKSGLGYDSACPWDGSKTLGEALLTPTRIYVKSTLKAVRAGTVRALAHITGGGLIENIPRVLPDGLGVVLDASTWTLPPVFSWLMKTGGIAPYEMARTFNVGLGMVVVVPADKAAEAIDILREGGETVHTVGTVTALKDGEARVTVNGMDAAWTA